Genomic DNA from Candidatus Methylomirabilota bacterium:
GCCAATCCCCAGCAGCTCGGCGGCACGCGTCTGTATACCGTTCGCCTTCGCGAGCGCTTCTTTGATCATACGTCGCTCGAGCCCCTCCACCGCGGCCACGAGCCCGGCGCCGCCCTCGGCCTCGGCGGTCTGCGCGTCGATGATGAGCGGCAGGTCGGCGAGGCCGATCACGTCGTCACGCGTCAGCACGACGGCGCGCTCGATCAAGTTCTCGAGCTCCCGCACGTTGCCCGGATAGTCGTAGCGGAGCAGCGCCTCTTGCGCCTCCCGCGTGAGCCCACGGATGCTCTTGCCGTTCTTCTCGGCGAAGGCTCGGACGAAGTGGTCGATCAGCAGGGACAGATCCTCGCGGCGCTCTCGCAGCGGCGGTAGCTGGATGGTGACCACGTTGATGCGGTAATAAAGATCGTCGCGGAACTGTCCCTGCCGGACCAAGCTCTCGAGGTTCCGATGCGTCGCGGCGAGCAGGCGCACGTCCACCTTGATCGGCCGGCTGGAGCCCACGCGCTCGAATTCCCGCTCCTGCAGGACGCGAAGCAGCTTCACCTGCAGATGCGGGGGCAGATCACCGATCTCGTCCAGGAAGAGGCTCCCGCCATCGGCCAGCTCGAATCGGCCCTTGCGGGCCGCGACCGCCCCGGTGAACGCGCCCTTCTCGTGCCCGAAGAGTTCAGCCTCCAGCAGGCTCTCGGCCAGCGCTGCGCAGTTGACTTTCACGAGCGCCGCCGCGGCGCGGGGGCTGGCGTAGTGCAGGGCCTTCGCGATCAGCTCCTTGCCGGTGCCGCTCTCGCCTCGGATGAGCACGGTGGCGTCGCTCGGAGCGACCCGGCGGACCACCGAGAGCACCTCCTGCATGGCGCCGCTCTCGCCGATGATGCCCTCCACGCGATGGCGCTCGGCGAGCGCGGCGCGCAGCTCACGGTTCTCGGTGATGAGGCGGCGGCGGTCTTGGATCTGGTGGATCCTATGGAGGAGCTCGTCGAGGTTCAGCGGCTTCGCCAGATAGTCTGCCGCGCCCGCCTTGACGGCGCTCACCGCCGTCTCGATGGTTCCGTAGGCGGTCATGATGACGACGGCCGTATCCGGACTCGCGGCCCTGACCGCCTCGAGCAGTTCCAGGCCCGACACGTCAGACATCCGCTGATCGGTGAGTACCAGGTCGAACGGCTCCTGCTTGAAGCGGGCCATCGCGGTTCGCCCGCCAGCTGCCGTCGCGACCTCGAAGCCCTGTCGCTCGAGAAACCCCCCCACGAGCTCGAGCTGAATCGGCTCGTCGTCGACGACGAGGATCCGGAACGGCTCAGCTACCATCGGTCGATCCATCGCGCGGGAGCGTGACGCGGAAGCGCGTACCCTGCCCGGCTCCGCTCTCCGCCTCGATGCGGCCGCCGTGGGCTTCGACGAGCCGTCGCGCGATGGCAAGCCCCAGCCCGAGGCCTCGGGTCTTGGTGGTCACGTACGGCTCGAACACGCGCGGGAGCAGGTCGGCGGGGATGCCGCCACCCGTGTCGCTGACCGAGATCGTCAGGGTCGTGTCCGAGGCCGACGCTCCCAGAGTGAGCGTTCCGCCGGAGGCCATGGCCTCGATCCCGTTGAGCACCAGGTTCAGCAGCACCTGCTTGATCCGGTCCCGGTCCGCCCGCAGCTCCGGGAGGGAATCCGGGATGATCTGCTCGACCTTGATCCCGGCGGGGCCGGCCTGTGGCTCCACCAGTCGGCCGATCTCTTCGAGGAGCGCCCGGACCGACACACGCTCGCGCTTGAGTTGAATCGGTCGAGCCAGGGAAAGGAACTCCTCCACAATCGCGTTCAGCCGGCGAACTTCGCCCTGGATCAGGTCCACCATGCGCCGATACTCCTGCCCTGCGGCCGGCTCGAACTCGGCACGGAGGCGCTGGAGCCCCATCGAGACCGCGCTGAGCGGGTTGCGGATCTCGTGGGCCACCGCCGCGGCCAGATTTCCCACGATCGCCAAGCGCTCACCGCGCGCCAAATTCTCCTCGAGCTTCTGGATCTCGGTCAGATGGCGGTTCTGGATGTAGAAGATCGTCGCCATGCCGAGCGCGCCCAGCGCCAGGACTGCTACCGCCATGAGCACGGCGGCAACCCGATCGTGCTTCCAAACCCTGTCCATGGAGGCGGTGGACAGGCCGATCCGGAGTAGCCCAATCCGCCCTCCTTCCAGCGCCAATGGCTTCACCACCTCGTATGCCGCTTCCGCCCCATCGCGCCGAGCCATCCGCGTGAGCATATGCCGATTCTCGAGCACCGCCCGCAGCGCCTCATCCGTCTCCAGCCGGCCGACCCGGGTCGGGTCCGAGTGCGCCAGCACGGTCAGATCGGGGCCCAGGAGCGCGATGGATTCAACGCCGGCCTGACGCCCCAGCTCCTCGACCTGACGCTGGACGCCGATTGTCCGGCTGAAATCCAGCACGGAACGAGCATCCGCGTGAACGGCGATGATGCCAGGGAAGCTGCGGGCCCCGACGGCGACCCCCAGCACGGATCCCTCCCAGAATTTTCGGTCGCGGATCGCCGGGGGGGCTTCGTTGCCGGGCGACGGCGGCCCCCACCGCCGCCCCCACATGTACGTCATCATCGTCGCGTGCCGCTCCTGCGCCTCGGCCGCCGTCGTCGGAGGGCGGGTCATCATCATCCCCGGCATGGTAGGAGGACGCGGCGGCGGGTCGTACGGTCGCCCGGTGCGGTCCACGAGCTCGATTCGCGCCAGGCCGTTGGCGGCGCTGAGCCGTTTGAGCCACGAGGGGTCGGGTGAGCGGGAGAGGAGCAGCTGGTCCACCAGCCGGGCATTGTCCAGGAGCCGCTGGGCGATCATCTCTTCCACGAGCACATTGCTCAAGATCGCATTGCGGCTCGAGATCTCGAGCGCCCCCGCCAGCGCCTCGCCCTTTTCTTCGAGCTGCCGACGAAGCTCTTGCTGCGTGCGGTGCGCCGCCGAGAGGGAGAACAGGGTGGCGAGGCTCGCGAGCAACACGACGGAGGCCAAGAAGTACCGGAGCGGAAACGGGGGCTTCATGGTCCGCTCGTGCCGCCCATGCTATCACGCCCCGAGGAACGCGGTGCGACCCCCGGGCGGGCCCGCTCGCTCGGGGGTCGCAGAGAAGAAAGGGTGGGGCTAACCGGCGCGCCGCGTAGGACCGCCGAAGGGCATCACGTTACCCCAGGGGTTCACGTGGAAGGCCCGCACCTGCCCGTCCGGACCCTTCAGCTCCACCGAGTACATCGTGCCGAGCCTGCCAGTGAAGGGAAGCACCCGCTCCACCGTGAAGCCCTTCAGATACTGGTCCGCGTACTGCTGAACCAGCACCTTGGCCTGCTCTTCGGTAATCTGGGTCGCCGAAGTCTGGTCGACCGCCGCGGCGCCCGGGCAAGTGCCCGCCAAGCCCGCGCCCATCATCCCGGGCCCCATTCCGCCGCCCCACATGCCACGGCCCATGCCGCCATAGCCCATCTGCGCGAGGGCCGCGCCGGCAAATGCCATGCTGGCGGCAGCAACCACGACCAGCATCATGGAGAACCGCTTCATCATCGCCACCCCCCTCTGACTCTGATTGGAGTTCCTGCAGTATGGAGGGAGCAGGAGCCGTGCCAGCGGGCCCCCCGGCGGAGCATCGGATTCTTCTGTAGTTGCGAGCGCACGGATGGCGATCGTCATGGGCATTTCGGCGAAATTGTCGATACGGCCCGCCATTTTCGTCGAGGGGCGAAGGCCCTGATCCCGTGCCGGCCGCCGCGCGGCGGTAGGTTCTCTTCAGATCCCGAAGGCGTCCAGGCCGGTGACGTCGCGGCCCACGATGAGCACGTGGATGTCGTGGGTGCCCTCGTAGGTGTTCACCGTCTCGAGATTCATCATGTGCCGCATGATCGGGTGCTCGTCCACGATACCGGCGGCGCCCAGGATGTCGCGGGCCATGCGCGCGGTGTCTAGCGCCATCTGCACGTTGTTCATCTTGGCCAGGGAGATCTGCTGCGGCCGCGCGCTGCCCGCGTCCTTGAGCCGCCCGAGCTGCAGGCACAGGAGCTGCGCCTTGGTGATCTCGTTGATCATCCACACGAGCTTCTGCTGCACGAGCTGGAAGGAGCCGATCGGCTTGCCGAACTGGATGCGCTGCTGCGCGTACTGGAGCGCCCAGTCGTAGCACGCCATCGCGGCACCGATGGCGCCCCACGCGATCCCGTAGCGGGCCTGGGAGAGGCACGACAGCGGCCCCTTGAGCCCCTTCACGCCGGGCAGCTTGTTCTCGAGCGGGATGCGGCAGTCCTGGAACGAGAGCTCCGAGGTGATGGACGCACGCATCGAGAACTTCCCGTGGATGTCCAGGGTGCCGAAGCCGGGCGTCCCCCGCTCGACGAGGTAGCCGCCGATCTCGCCGTCGTCGCCCTTGGCCCACACCACCGCAATCTCGGCCACCGAGCCGTTGGTGATCCAGAGCTTGGTGCCGTTGAGGACGTACTCCCCGCCCTTCTTCACGGCCCGCGTCTTCATCGAGCCCGGATCGGAGCCGTGATCGGGCTCCGTGAGGCCGAAGCAGCCCATGGCCTCGCCCGACTGCAGCCGCGGCAGCCACCGGTCCTTCTGGGCGTCGGAGCCGTAGGAGTGGATCGGGTACATCACGAGCCCGCTCTGCACCGAGGCGAACGAGCGGAGGCCCGAGTCGCCCCGCTCCAGCTCTTGCATGATGAGCCCGTAGGCGATGTTGTCGAGCCCGAGGCAGCCGTAGCCCTTGAGGGTGGCGCCGAACACGCCCATCTCGCCCAGTTCGCCGGCCAGCTCCACCGGGAACGTGGCGTTGCGATGGTGCTCGGTGACGATGGGCAGGAAGCGCGACTCCACCCAGTCGCGCACGGTGTCACGGATCATCCGCTGCTCGTCGGAGAGGTGCTCCTCGATGCCGTAGTAGTCGACGCCTCTGAACTTTTCCATGGCTCCGTCCTTCCGGAAGCTGCCGGGCCCTGCGCGCTCAGCCGCCCGTCAACAGGGCGAAGATGCGGCGGATCAGCTCTTCGTGGTCAGCCACATTGTGCGCGAAGATGCCCATCTCTTCCACTGCGGCGAGGTCGAGGGTCTGGCAGGGCGCCCCCGGCGCCCACGAAGCGAGGGAAAACGCCTGGAAGCAGGACCGGCCGGGCTCGGGCTTGTCCGACACGAGGACGAAGTAGAGCTCCGGCCACTGCCGGCGCGCCATCTGGAAGAGTGACCGCTCGCTGCGTTGACTCTCCACCGACAAAAACTGACCGATGTGCGGGTGGTACTTCACCTCGATGAGAAAGTCCTTGGTGCCCCCGCTGCCGCCGGGGCCGCCCTCCCCCGTGGGCTTCACCCAGAAGTCGGGCGAGAAATCGTCACGACCCACCCGCAGCCCCGCCGCGGGCGAGCGACGGTACGGAGTGATGTCGTAGCGGGCCCGTCTGAAGATGGACTCGACGAGCGCTTCGGCCACCCGGTTCTTGGCTTCGAGCAGGTCCATATCCCCTCGCTAGTGGACCACGCTACAGGTTGGTGGAATGCGCCGGACGATCCCCGCTGAGCGCCAGCTCCAGCGCCTGGGCGAGCGCGGCGTCGTGCTCGTGGGTCGTGGCGAAGATCCGGCACTGGGCAACCTTGCCGGGGAGGTGCTTCAGGAGCTCCTTCAGCGGCTCCGCAGACACCGTCTGCGACGCCGAATCGTAGATGTAGATCTGCCGATCCCCCCCGCCGATGGGATTGAGCGGGCGCGGGTCCTGCTGCGCCATGTCGATCTTGAACGGCACCGCGCGCAGGCCCGGCGGCAGCGCGTCGCGCACCCGCGCCTCCAGCTCCTCCGCGGTCATGAAGGCCTGGCCGCGCCGCGGCTCGAAGAGGTCCAGCACCACCTCGTGGGCCATGCGCCACTTGAGCCGGCGGTCGAGGACCTGGCGCCACTCCGCGCCCAGCGCGCGGCGGTCGGGGTCATCGGAGTCGGGCCAGCGCTCCACTTCCTCGAGGAGCGTCCATTCCGTGAGCCCGAGGTAAGGCTTCAGGTTCTTATTCAAATCGTGCGGAAAGACCAGCCGCATGGTGTCGCGGAAGATCTCTTTCAGGTGCAGGTCGATGCCGCGCGTCGTCCGGTGGTAGTACACGTTGGTGTACATGTAGAAGCGCGCGTTCAGGAACATGATGAAGGCCTGGATGCCGCCGCGGTCGAGCGTGAGCCCCTTGTCGCTGAAGAACGAGTAGTACATGATCCGCTCGACGTCGATGGGCCCCACCGCCACCCCGCACATGTACGAGTCGCGGAGCACGTAGTCCATGTTGTCGGCGGTGTAGATGCCGGACAGGAGCGGCTTGAGATGGGCGAGCCAGCGGGGATGCCCCACCTCGGGCTCGGTGCGGTGCTTGCCCATGAGGTAGCAGATCCACTCGGGATCGATGCTCTCGCCCGGCTCGAAATGCGCGGAGGGGCTGCGCCGCAGCCCGCGGATCAGCTCGCCCAGCTCCTCCTTGATGATGCGCTGGCCCACGATCTCGTGTGTGAGGCCCCAGTCGGCGAGGAAGTTGTCGTCGAAGAAGTGTCCGAAGGGCCCATGGCCGATGTCGTGGAGCAGTCCGGCCATCCGCAGCAGCTCCTCGAAGAGCGCCGCCGACGGCGCGTCCGAGAACTCCGCGCGGAGCGAGGGGTGGAGCTGCTGGGCGAAGCGGGCGGCCAGGTGCATGGCGCCGAGCGAGTGCTGGAAGCGGCTGTGCTCGGCAGCGGGAAACACCCAGCGCGCGGATTGGAGCTGCGGCACGCGCCGCAGCCGCTGCATCCACGGCGAATCGATCAGGTCTTCCTCGGTGGCCTCGCCGGCGACGCCGTCCGGCCGCGTGTAGAGGATGTAGCGGTGAATGGGATCGGCGATGAGCCCGCGGCCTCGATAGGTGTCGATCCCCCGCATGGCTAGAGCCTACTACTTCTCCGTCGTCCGGAAGATGCGATACCGGTCGGCGGGCCGTACCGTGATGACCTGGGCGCCCGACTGCCGGCGCACCTCGACCGTCACCGGCTCGCCGATCTGGCCCTCCCAGAGCCGGGTGTAGAACTCCTCCTGGCTCGCCACCGCCCGCCCGTTGACCGCCACGATGAGATCGCCGCGGCGGAAGCCGGCCTGCCCGGCCGGGCCCACCGGGGAGAAGCCCACCACCACCGCGCCCCGTCCGGGCACGCTCTCGGTATAGAGGCCCAGCCAGGGCCGGGCCCCGCGGCT
This window encodes:
- a CDS encoding sigma-54 dependent transcriptional regulator gives rise to the protein MVAEPFRILVVDDEPIQLELVGGFLERQGFEVATAAGGRTAMARFKQEPFDLVLTDQRMSDVSGLELLEAVRAASPDTAVVIMTAYGTIETAVSAVKAGAADYLAKPLNLDELLHRIHQIQDRRRLITENRELRAALAERHRVEGIIGESGAMQEVLSVVRRVAPSDATVLIRGESGTGKELIAKALHYASPRAAAALVKVNCAALAESLLEAELFGHEKGAFTGAVAARKGRFELADGGSLFLDEIGDLPPHLQVKLLRVLQEREFERVGSSRPIKVDVRLLAATHRNLESLVRQGQFRDDLYYRINVVTIQLPPLRERREDLSLLIDHFVRAFAEKNGKSIRGLTREAQEALLRYDYPGNVRELENLIERAVVLTRDDVIGLADLPLIIDAQTAEAEGGAGLVAAVEGLERRMIKEALAKANGIQTRAAELLGIGERVLRYKLKKYGFSGHP
- a CDS encoding ATP-binding protein, with amino-acid sequence MKPPFPLRYFLASVVLLASLATLFSLSAAHRTQQELRRQLEEKGEALAGALEISSRNAILSNVLVEEMIAQRLLDNARLVDQLLLSRSPDPSWLKRLSAANGLARIELVDRTGRPYDPPPRPPTMPGMMMTRPPTTAAEAQERHATMMTYMWGRRWGPPSPGNEAPPAIRDRKFWEGSVLGVAVGARSFPGIIAVHADARSVLDFSRTIGVQRQVEELGRQAGVESIALLGPDLTVLAHSDPTRVGRLETDEALRAVLENRHMLTRMARRDGAEAAYEVVKPLALEGGRIGLLRIGLSTASMDRVWKHDRVAAVLMAVAVLALGALGMATIFYIQNRHLTEIQKLEENLARGERLAIVGNLAAAVAHEIRNPLSAVSMGLQRLRAEFEPAAGQEYRRMVDLIQGEVRRLNAIVEEFLSLARPIQLKRERVSVRALLEEIGRLVEPQAGPAGIKVEQIIPDSLPELRADRDRIKQVLLNLVLNGIEAMASGGTLTLGASASDTTLTISVSDTGGGIPADLLPRVFEPYVTTKTRGLGLGLAIARRLVEAHGGRIEAESGAGQGTRFRVTLPRDGSTDGS
- a CDS encoding PepSY domain-containing protein, with the translated sequence MMKRFSMMLVVVAAASMAFAGAALAQMGYGGMGRGMWGGGMGPGMMGAGLAGTCPGAAAVDQTSATQITEEQAKVLVQQYADQYLKGFTVERVLPFTGRLGTMYSVELKGPDGQVRAFHVNPWGNVMPFGGPTRRAG
- a CDS encoding acyl-CoA dehydrogenase family protein, with translation MEKFRGVDYYGIEEHLSDEQRMIRDTVRDWVESRFLPIVTEHHRNATFPVELAGELGEMGVFGATLKGYGCLGLDNIAYGLIMQELERGDSGLRSFASVQSGLVMYPIHSYGSDAQKDRWLPRLQSGEAMGCFGLTEPDHGSDPGSMKTRAVKKGGEYVLNGTKLWITNGSVAEIAVVWAKGDDGEIGGYLVERGTPGFGTLDIHGKFSMRASITSELSFQDCRIPLENKLPGVKGLKGPLSCLSQARYGIAWGAIGAAMACYDWALQYAQQRIQFGKPIGSFQLVQQKLVWMINEITKAQLLCLQLGRLKDAGSARPQQISLAKMNNVQMALDTARMARDILGAAGIVDEHPIMRHMMNLETVNTYEGTHDIHVLIVGRDVTGLDAFGI
- a CDS encoding HD domain-containing protein is translated as MRGIDTYRGRGLIADPIHRYILYTRPDGVAGEATEEDLIDSPWMQRLRRVPQLQSARWVFPAAEHSRFQHSLGAMHLAARFAQQLHPSLRAEFSDAPSAALFEELLRMAGLLHDIGHGPFGHFFDDNFLADWGLTHEIVGQRIIKEELGELIRGLRRSPSAHFEPGESIDPEWICYLMGKHRTEPEVGHPRWLAHLKPLLSGIYTADNMDYVLRDSYMCGVAVGPIDVERIMYYSFFSDKGLTLDRGGIQAFIMFLNARFYMYTNVYYHRTTRGIDLHLKEIFRDTMRLVFPHDLNKNLKPYLGLTEWTLLEEVERWPDSDDPDRRALGAEWRQVLDRRLKWRMAHEVVLDLFEPRRGQAFMTAEELEARVRDALPPGLRAVPFKIDMAQQDPRPLNPIGGGDRQIYIYDSASQTVSAEPLKELLKHLPGKVAQCRIFATTHEHDAALAQALELALSGDRPAHSTNL